In Caldicellulosiruptor morganii, the following proteins share a genomic window:
- a CDS encoding response regulator transcription factor translates to MKILLVEDEEKLRKIIKLYLEKEGFEVEEAADGNQAIEKFQPSMYSAVILDVMLPQKDGWSVLREIRKKDDTPVIMLTARGEDDDKIFGFELGADDYVVKPVSPKEIVARVKAILKRAKKPVLADILFIDKAAREVYVKGQRVNLTQKEYELLLYLYERQNIALSREQILNSVWGYDYYGELRTVDTHIKNLREKLGDIRECIKTVRGYGYKFEVKK, encoded by the coding sequence TTGAAGATACTTCTGGTTGAGGATGAAGAAAAGCTCAGAAAAATAATAAAGTTGTATCTTGAAAAAGAAGGATTTGAAGTGGAAGAAGCAGCAGACGGAAACCAGGCAATCGAAAAATTTCAACCTTCTATGTACTCTGCTGTGATCTTAGATGTCATGCTGCCACAAAAAGATGGCTGGAGCGTGTTAAGAGAAATAAGGAAAAAGGATGATACGCCGGTTATTATGCTGACAGCCCGCGGAGAGGATGATGATAAGATATTTGGATTTGAACTTGGTGCTGATGACTATGTTGTAAAGCCTGTCAGCCCCAAGGAGATTGTTGCACGTGTAAAGGCAATTTTAAAGAGAGCTAAAAAACCTGTTTTAGCTGACATTCTGTTCATTGACAAAGCAGCAAGAGAGGTTTATGTAAAAGGCCAAAGAGTGAATCTAACTCAAAAAGAATATGAACTTTTACTGTACCTGTATGAAAGGCAAAACATTGCACTTTCAAGAGAGCAAATTTTAAACAGCGTATGGGGTTATGATTATTACGGAGAGCTCAGGACTGTGGATACACATATTAAAAACCTCAGAGAGAAGCTTGGAGATATCAGAGAGTGTATTAAAACAGTAAGAGGATATGGATACAAGTTTGAGGTGAAAAAATGA
- a CDS encoding GNAT family N-acetyltransferase — protein MSYIRLAKIEDAAIMSRIHALTWKEAYKGLIPQEYLNGISEDRWIKPFIEALSNKLHEAAIINNGETDTGCVCFGKSRDGEAGYGEIISIYVLPAYWSTGQGYELMNFALNRLKKQNFDYCHLWVLEGNTRALNFYEKYGFRSDNKVRIINIAGVNLRELRYSIKL, from the coding sequence TTGAGTTATATAAGGTTAGCTAAAATTGAAGATGCAGCTATTATGAGTAGAATACACGCTTTAACGTGGAAAGAAGCTTATAAAGGTTTGATACCGCAAGAATATCTAAATGGGATTTCGGAAGATAGGTGGATCAAGCCATTTATTGAGGCGTTATCTAACAAATTGCATGAAGCGGCGATAATAAATAACGGAGAAACTGATACTGGATGTGTTTGTTTTGGTAAATCGCGTGATGGAGAAGCTGGATATGGAGAGATTATATCTATATATGTTTTACCAGCATATTGGTCAACAGGGCAAGGTTATGAATTAATGAATTTTGCTTTAAATAGATTGAAAAAGCAAAATTTTGATTATTGTCACCTTTGGGTTTTGGAAGGTAATACGAGAGCTTTGAATTTTTACGAAAAGTATGGGTTCAGAAGTGATAATAAAGTAAGAATAATTAATATTGCAGGAGTAAATTTGAGAGAATTAAGGTATTCTATTAAATTATAA